One segment of Synechococcus sp. A15-24 DNA contains the following:
- a CDS encoding capsular biosynthesis protein, protein MLDGDLGRGRAPALVQVRIEGPVLLLMGPIGLFFARFSRYLQGCGIPVTKVRFPLREFGFPSDVCVPFQKPMEAWRPFLRQLLQERGIRHIFMYGDFIIPHRIAIEEARDLGVEAWVFELGYLRPNYVTLERDRVNARSNLNQPAAFYRNLPPVDQLPPEIVLDPGWRWRKAWKAPTFIQHAFTRYPIIEGEHKLQPNPGFLWCQLRGSWRYWLYRWQERNLKRRLLEHLSFFLAVLQVSSDSQIQLGSPYRGMHDFIEDVIRSFADHAHSSDHLAFKHHPRDRGYNHYGSLIGVLARRYGVCGRVHYFHDGALSRYLRTCRGVITVNSTVGLQALFHAVPTKTMGNTFYNLEGLTDQKPLDGFWRDPQPSDRALFWRFYHHLVMTTQVNGNFDGDFPFRITFPIGLEARQLEPQPQLPPLRPRPRINPLLLPVRVLARLGWAALGFVLYGLQLPAVLLRRSDWAAQLMTWASAVALRALGVQVVVDDSQPSEPAVVPLVHIFNHRSPCDGLVIQGVLRLPGMTTAQLHLKWVLPGYAAAARNAGSAVLDHRQPSSRLEGMMRASALLRDHGQIMLAPNGSLVTPIEQRVSPSAWMLAQHYNGSVVPWLFRYDGLEGAVGARYRPWALLLSRLTAPLGTIHCRRGRSQDLVLPKDPRDREGFSRAVQAYYQQVQD, encoded by the coding sequence GTGCTGGACGGCGATTTGGGCAGGGGACGGGCGCCGGCGCTGGTGCAGGTGCGCATCGAAGGACCGGTTCTGCTGCTGATGGGCCCGATCGGGCTGTTCTTTGCCCGCTTCAGCCGATACCTGCAGGGATGTGGCATCCCGGTCACCAAGGTGCGTTTTCCTTTGCGGGAATTCGGCTTCCCTTCGGACGTGTGTGTGCCGTTTCAAAAGCCGATGGAGGCCTGGCGGCCCTTCCTGCGTCAGCTGCTGCAGGAGCGCGGCATCCGACACATCTTCATGTATGGGGACTTCATCATTCCCCACCGGATTGCCATCGAGGAGGCTCGCGACCTGGGGGTGGAAGCCTGGGTGTTCGAACTCGGATACCTGCGCCCCAACTACGTGACCCTGGAGCGGGATCGGGTCAACGCCCGCTCCAACCTCAACCAACCCGCGGCCTTCTACCGCAACCTGCCACCGGTGGATCAGCTGCCGCCGGAGATTGTGCTGGATCCGGGCTGGCGCTGGCGCAAGGCCTGGAAGGCTCCCACGTTCATTCAACACGCCTTCACCCGCTACCCGATCATTGAGGGGGAGCACAAACTGCAGCCCAATCCGGGCTTCCTCTGGTGCCAGCTGCGCGGCAGCTGGCGTTACTGGCTGTACCGCTGGCAGGAGCGCAACCTGAAGCGCCGGCTGCTGGAGCACCTGTCCTTCTTCCTGGCGGTGCTGCAGGTGTCCAGTGATTCCCAGATCCAGCTGGGGTCGCCCTACCGCGGCATGCACGACTTCATCGAAGACGTGATCCGCTCCTTTGCGGACCATGCCCACAGCTCCGACCATTTGGCTTTCAAGCACCACCCGCGGGACCGGGGCTACAACCATTACGGCAGCCTGATTGGTGTGCTGGCGCGCCGCTACGGCGTCTGCGGGCGGGTTCACTACTTCCACGACGGTGCCCTCAGCCGCTACCTGCGCACCTGCCGCGGTGTGATCACGGTGAACAGCACGGTGGGCCTCCAGGCCCTGTTCCATGCGGTGCCCACCAAAACCATGGGCAATACCTTTTACAACCTGGAGGGGCTGACGGATCAGAAGCCCCTGGATGGGTTTTGGCGGGACCCCCAGCCCAGTGACCGAGCGCTGTTCTGGCGGTTTTACCACCACCTGGTGATGACCACCCAAGTGAACGGCAATTTCGACGGGGACTTCCCCTTCCGGATCACCTTCCCGATCGGCCTTGAGGCTCGCCAGCTCGAACCGCAGCCGCAGTTGCCGCCGCTGCGTCCACGGCCACGGATAAACCCCCTGCTGCTGCCGGTGCGGGTGCTGGCTCGCCTGGGTTGGGCAGCCCTGGGGTTTGTCTTGTACGGCCTGCAGCTGCCAGCGGTGCTGCTCCGCCGATCGGACTGGGCGGCTCAGCTGATGACCTGGGCGTCTGCTGTGGCGTTGCGGGCGCTTGGGGTGCAGGTGGTGGTTGATGACAGCCAGCCCAGTGAGCCAGCTGTGGTGCCCCTGGTGCATATCTTCAACCACCGCAGCCCCTGTGATGGCCTGGTGATTCAGGGGGTGTTGCGCCTGCCGGGCATGACCACGGCGCAGCTGCATCTGAAGTGGGTGCTGCCTGGCTATGCGGCTGCGGCCCGCAATGCCGGCTCGGCCGTTCTCGATCATCGCCAGCCCAGTTCGCGGCTGGAGGGAATGATGCGGGCCTCAGCGTTGTTGCGCGATCACGGCCAGATCATGCTGGCCCCCAACGGCTCCCTGGTGACGCCGATCGAACAGCGGGTCTCCCCCAGCGCCTGGATGCTGGCTCAGCATTACAACGGTTCGGTTGTGCCCTGGCTGTTCCGCTACGACGGGCTGGAGGGGGCCGTGGGAGCCCGGTACAGGCCTTGGGCGCTGCTGCTCAGCCGGTTGACGGCTCCACTTGGAACGATTCACTGTCGCCGCGGGCGCTCCCAGGATCTGGTTCTGCCTAAGGATCCTCGGGACCGGGAGGGGTTTAGCCGGGCTGTGCAGGCGTACTACCAGCAAGTACAAGACTGA
- a CDS encoding DUF6716 putative glycosyltransferase, which translates to MAPAADKRLSGRKVAAVACFDSFGKVAMTLLAACRSEGAETTLHLLQVSNRALSRRQRLEISRTDRRTTIKKGAWGDFRSLTAAMAGDTDVLILGLDGLRGRDALLMLSKEWHRRTDRPVLVSAYPGILFRFALEGMLDRSGADLLCLNSDQDFAQYRRGREALGLTSDNAVVTGLPLLWNARSEQPLPDNPSIVFFEQPSIPVHPLQRRYICKQLKELAEAWPNHPVIFKPRTSSIESTLHRRHGEMAGVIERMSDTVPNLQLSFKPATRLLRQCGCAITVSSTAALEAMAMGVSTRIVGDLGVTETLGNHFFAESGAVADFAAICRDPFTPVHKVDWLQRHGHQPQGQEIFLTALLKQLHGERPPLQSDGLGPASWGSRSWQTYAIRHGGRRMLSSGGARSSQQKRHKTRTLLRRLRDGLVGFGWLSRWLRER; encoded by the coding sequence ATGGCGCCCGCTGCCGATAAGCGCCTCTCCGGCAGAAAGGTGGCCGCCGTCGCCTGCTTCGACTCCTTCGGCAAGGTGGCCATGACCTTGCTCGCCGCCTGCCGGAGTGAGGGAGCTGAGACAACCTTGCATCTGCTGCAGGTGTCCAACCGGGCCCTCTCTCGCCGCCAACGCCTGGAGATCAGCCGCACGGACCGCCGCACCACAATTAAAAAAGGAGCATGGGGTGACTTCCGCAGCCTCACCGCCGCCATGGCCGGTGATACCGATGTGCTGATTCTGGGCTTGGACGGTCTCCGCGGCCGTGATGCGCTACTGATGCTGTCGAAAGAGTGGCATCGCCGCACGGACCGCCCGGTTCTTGTCAGCGCCTATCCGGGCATTCTCTTCCGTTTTGCCCTGGAGGGCATGCTGGATCGCTCCGGGGCTGATCTGCTCTGCCTCAACAGTGATCAGGATTTCGCCCAGTACCGGCGCGGCCGTGAGGCCCTGGGGCTAACCAGCGATAACGCCGTAGTAACGGGCTTGCCGTTGCTCTGGAACGCCAGATCCGAGCAACCCTTGCCCGACAACCCATCGATTGTGTTCTTCGAGCAGCCCTCGATACCGGTCCATCCGCTGCAACGGCGCTACATCTGCAAGCAACTCAAGGAGCTGGCGGAAGCCTGGCCCAATCATCCGGTGATCTTCAAACCGCGAACCTCCAGCATCGAGAGCACCCTGCACCGTCGCCACGGCGAAATGGCTGGTGTGATCGAGCGAATGAGTGACACGGTCCCCAATTTGCAACTCAGTTTCAAGCCAGCCACGCGGCTGCTGCGGCAATGCGGCTGCGCCATCACCGTCTCGTCAACGGCAGCCCTTGAGGCCATGGCCATGGGCGTGAGCACTCGAATTGTGGGCGATCTCGGTGTCACCGAGACCCTGGGCAATCACTTTTTTGCGGAATCAGGGGCCGTTGCGGACTTCGCGGCAATCTGTCGTGACCCGTTCACACCCGTTCACAAGGTCGACTGGTTGCAACGCCACGGCCACCAACCCCAAGGGCAGGAGATCTTTCTGACAGCCCTGTTGAAACAACTGCATGGCGAGCGGCCCCCGTTGCAAAGCGATGGTCTTGGACCGGCCAGCTGGGGCAGCCGCAGCTGGCAGACCTACGCCATCCGTCACGGCGGCCGCCGCATGCTCAGCAGCGGTGGTGCGCGCTCCAGCCAGCAAAAACGGCACAAAACCCGCACCCTTCTGCGCCGACTCCGCGATGGGCTGG
- a CDS encoding GNAT family N-acetyltransferase, with the protein MTLSGPSIPSDVASATETRLLTIDDLDLHLIAGSAFYAVADAVGQLRESTYRKQLSGSGDERDLDGRDPDYDHLLLVERSSGDLAGSARLQFIPVGATPLPGSSGSYLEHVYPGIKADLASRTNHLEIGRVALAERFQRQPHSLMALFRGGLLIAARSGYELLHGLVSYNHFAHSDAVNSAFLSALLRPPYRRLDTPLPAPRHPVPGIRADDTPHPSGHIQALEQEIRQTLSDNFRLPVLLRQYVNLMQAEVCDLSLALDFNQITEILMAADLRKLPQERLALFIDLPHQPVYQRFSWYRGDV; encoded by the coding sequence ATGACGCTGTCTGGTCCGTCCATCCCTTCCGACGTGGCCTCGGCGACGGAAACACGCTTACTCACGATTGACGACCTCGATCTGCACCTGATCGCAGGCAGCGCCTTCTACGCTGTGGCCGATGCCGTTGGACAGCTTCGCGAATCAACGTACCGCAAGCAGTTGTCCGGGTCGGGAGACGAGCGGGACCTGGATGGTCGCGATCCCGATTACGACCATCTGCTGCTGGTGGAACGCAGCAGCGGCGATCTCGCCGGCTCCGCCCGCCTGCAGTTCATCCCCGTCGGCGCCACCCCCTTACCCGGCAGCAGCGGCTCTTATCTCGAACACGTCTATCCCGGCATCAAGGCGGACCTGGCCAGCCGCACCAACCACCTCGAAATCGGCAGGGTCGCCCTGGCGGAACGCTTCCAACGCCAGCCCCACTCGCTGATGGCCCTGTTCCGCGGCGGTCTGCTGATCGCTGCCCGCAGCGGTTACGAGTTGCTGCACGGGTTGGTCTCCTACAACCACTTCGCCCACAGCGACGCCGTGAACAGCGCTTTCCTCAGCGCCCTGCTGCGTCCCCCCTATCGGCGCCTTGACACCCCCTTACCGGCCCCACGCCATCCCGTCCCAGGCATTCGCGCTGATGACACCCCCCATCCCAGCGGCCACATCCAGGCCCTGGAACAGGAGATCCGCCAGACCCTCTCCGACAATTTCCGATTACCGGTGCTGCTGCGTCAGTACGTCAACTTGATGCAGGCGGAAGTCTGTGATCTGTCCCTGGCCCTGGACTTCAACCAGATCACTGAAATCCTGATGGCTGCAGATCTGAGGAAACTCCCTCAAGAACGACTGGCACTCTTCATCGACCTCCCCCATCAGCCCGTCTACCAACGCTTCAGCTGGTACCGAGGCGACGTGTAA
- a CDS encoding capsular polysaccharide biosynthesis protein — translation MIQRFGVPETGLLAHRTVPALLAPAQLLPGRRRDVEVLLAWGRRPSARRVERLGRRWQLPVWHLEDGLLRSLAKGRQHPPLALLVDDLGVHFDATQPSRMEQRIQQPLTPAQHNRARELQQRWCAQRLSKLNPARESPAPAEPFVLVVDQSAGDCSIGLGQAGPESFRRMLQEALRDQPDCLAVVKVHPDVIRGRARGHFRRQDLQHPRIRVCADGLHPAALLEQAQAVYVVTSQMGFEALLWGRTVHCFGMPFYAGWGLTHDRLPAPVRRGQMVPLEALVHAVLVAGTRCVDPHHHQPCPIETLMDAIGLQRRLQVADPQRVEAFGFTPWKQRSLKRFLAGSELRFRLPRAWPGRRAEAVAVWGRRARPRLLATARQRSLPLLQVEDGFLRSVGLGADLIDPISWVVDLRGMYYDATESSDLEHLLATADWSKPQLQRAEALRQQLVEQAITKYNLSGDGWQRPKGVRRVVLVVGQVESDASIRYGAPGITTNLALLEAVRAAEPDAFVVYKPHPDVVAGLCRSGEGEERAGQVCDYLLVDGSIHALFEQVDALHVLTSLAGFEALLRGVEVHCWGLPFYSGWDLTHDRLSSPRRGRPLPLAALVHAALIDYPRYVSRHSGWFITPEQAIEELVAWRDAPAAPRTLVQALFRHWGRLRRR, via the coding sequence ATGATTCAGCGCTTCGGGGTGCCGGAGACCGGTCTACTGGCCCATCGCACGGTGCCGGCGCTGCTGGCTCCGGCGCAGTTGCTGCCGGGCCGGCGGCGGGATGTGGAGGTGTTGCTGGCCTGGGGGCGACGCCCCAGTGCCCGGCGGGTCGAGCGCTTGGGGCGGCGCTGGCAGCTACCGGTGTGGCATTTGGAGGATGGTCTGCTGCGCTCCTTGGCCAAGGGCCGCCAGCATCCGCCGCTGGCGCTGTTGGTTGATGACCTGGGGGTTCATTTCGATGCCACTCAGCCCAGCCGGATGGAGCAGCGGATTCAGCAACCGCTGACCCCTGCACAACACAACCGGGCCCGTGAACTTCAGCAGCGGTGGTGTGCACAGCGGCTGAGCAAGCTCAACCCCGCCCGGGAATCACCGGCTCCAGCCGAGCCTTTTGTGCTGGTTGTGGACCAGTCCGCCGGCGACTGCTCCATCGGCCTCGGGCAAGCCGGGCCGGAGAGCTTCCGGCGCATGTTGCAGGAGGCGCTGCGGGATCAGCCGGACTGTCTGGCGGTGGTGAAGGTGCATCCGGATGTGATCCGGGGCCGCGCCCGGGGCCATTTCCGCCGGCAGGATCTGCAGCACCCGCGCATCCGCGTTTGCGCTGACGGATTGCACCCTGCCGCCCTGTTGGAGCAGGCCCAGGCGGTGTATGTGGTGACCTCCCAGATGGGCTTCGAAGCACTGCTGTGGGGGCGAACGGTCCACTGCTTTGGCATGCCCTTCTATGCCGGTTGGGGGCTGACCCATGATCGTCTGCCGGCTCCGGTCCGTCGGGGGCAGATGGTGCCTTTGGAAGCGCTGGTGCATGCAGTGCTGGTGGCGGGCACCCGTTGCGTGGATCCCCATCACCATCAGCCCTGCCCGATCGAAACGTTGATGGATGCCATCGGGCTGCAACGCCGCCTGCAGGTGGCGGATCCTCAGCGGGTGGAAGCCTTCGGGTTTACGCCCTGGAAGCAACGCAGCCTCAAGCGCTTTCTGGCCGGCAGTGAGCTGCGCTTCCGCCTGCCGCGGGCGTGGCCGGGGCGGCGGGCGGAGGCCGTGGCGGTGTGGGGGCGGCGGGCGCGACCACGCCTGCTGGCCACGGCGCGCCAACGGTCGCTGCCGCTGCTGCAGGTGGAGGACGGCTTCCTGCGTTCGGTGGGGCTGGGGGCGGATCTGATCGATCCGATCTCCTGGGTGGTGGACCTCCGGGGGATGTATTACGACGCCACGGAGAGCAGCGATCTGGAGCATCTTCTGGCCACCGCTGACTGGAGTAAGCCGCAGTTGCAGCGGGCTGAGGCCCTGCGCCAACAGCTGGTGGAGCAGGCGATCACCAAGTACAACCTGTCGGGAGATGGGTGGCAGCGCCCCAAGGGGGTCCGGCGGGTGGTGTTGGTGGTGGGCCAGGTGGAAAGCGACGCTTCAATCCGCTACGGCGCTCCCGGGATCACCACCAACCTGGCTCTGCTGGAGGCTGTTCGGGCCGCTGAACCGGATGCTTTTGTGGTTTACAAGCCCCATCCGGATGTGGTGGCGGGCCTCTGCCGCTCTGGGGAAGGGGAAGAGCGGGCTGGGCAGGTCTGCGATTACCTGTTGGTTGATGGTTCGATCCATGCCCTGTTTGAGCAGGTGGATGCCCTGCATGTGCTCACCTCACTGGCGGGATTTGAGGCGCTGCTGCGGGGGGTGGAGGTGCACTGCTGGGGACTGCCCTTTTATTCGGGTTGGGATCTGACGCATGACCGGTTGTCGTCTCCCCGGCGGGGGCGGCCGCTGCCATTGGCGGCTTTGGTGCATGCCGCCTTGATTGATTACCCCCGCTACGTCAGCCGTCACAGCGGTTGGTTCATCACTCCAGAGCAAGCCATTGAGGAGCTGGTGGCCTGGCGGGATGCACCTGCAGCTCCACGCACCCTGGTGCAGGCCCTGTTCCGCCACTGGGGGCGACTGCGCCGCCGCTGA
- a CDS encoding acylneuraminate cytidylyltransferase family protein — protein sequence MSATAGALAVIPARGGSKGIPGKNLQKVGGLSLVARSVQAAFASRGVDRVVVSTDDDAIAMEAQVHGAEVVCRPVAIAGDTASSESALLHALDTLEQQGPLPPLLVFLQCTSPFTSGAQIDQVLTALENPEINSAFAVAPWHGFLWRSDGRGINHDPQQPRQRRQDLEPAFLETGAIYAMSTACFRAEGSRFCAPWQPVVIEDSGPEIDTPADLALCRSLAALTAS from the coding sequence ATGAGCGCGACCGCTGGAGCCCTGGCTGTGATTCCAGCGCGGGGCGGCTCCAAAGGGATTCCCGGCAAGAATCTGCAGAAGGTGGGCGGGCTCTCCCTGGTGGCTCGCAGTGTGCAGGCTGCATTCGCTAGCCGCGGGGTGGATCGGGTGGTGGTCAGCACCGACGATGACGCCATCGCCATGGAAGCCCAGGTCCATGGTGCTGAGGTGGTGTGTCGTCCGGTCGCCATCGCCGGTGACACGGCCAGCTCCGAGTCAGCCCTGCTGCATGCCCTGGACACCTTGGAACAGCAAGGGCCACTGCCTCCCCTGCTGGTCTTCCTGCAGTGCACGTCTCCTTTCACCAGCGGTGCGCAGATCGACCAGGTGCTGACAGCACTTGAGAACCCAGAGATCAACAGTGCCTTCGCCGTCGCGCCATGGCATGGCTTTCTCTGGCGCAGTGACGGCCGCGGGATCAACCACGACCCCCAACAACCCCGTCAACGGCGGCAGGACCTGGAGCCAGCCTTTCTGGAAACCGGTGCGATTTACGCCATGAGCACCGCCTGTTTCCGCGCCGAAGGCAGCCGCTTCTGTGCCCCCTGGCAACCGGTGGTGATCGAGGACTCGGGGCCGGAGATCGATACACCGGCCGATCTGGCCCTCTGCCGCAGCCTTGCGGCTCTCACTGCCAGTTAG
- a CDS encoding acyl carrier protein produces the protein MGESCPDKQELQGRLIEILHRISGADPAVITPNARLMEDVGIDSLGFYEILIEADTNFGIRIKEEELLRFRTVADIQQHLESLSPSPADGFPS, from the coding sequence TTGGGAGAGAGCTGCCCTGACAAGCAAGAGCTGCAGGGACGGCTGATCGAGATCCTGCATCGCATCTCCGGCGCCGACCCAGCCGTGATCACCCCTAACGCCCGGCTGATGGAGGACGTGGGAATTGATTCCCTTGGGTTCTACGAAATCCTGATCGAGGCGGACACCAACTTCGGAATCCGGATTAAAGAGGAGGAACTACTCCGGTTCCGCACCGTTGCGGACATTCAGCAGCACCTGGAGTCCTTGAGCCCCAGCCCGGCCGATGGCTTCCCGAGCTGA
- a CDS encoding SLBB domain-containing protein yields MFRYRLGPGDSLAMSVFKMSGYQANVKVLSDGTINLPRIGTIEVWGLTLEEARQRISAAYEVFLRRPIVYLDLVTARPVKVTVTGEVERPGVFSLPTQAEGGWPTLVDVVQKAGGVSASGDLSRIEVLRPAVRRGGSMRRYQFDYLTVLREGGHAPNPLIYDGDSIRLYKNEEVDNADLITTAASNFAPDTIRVNVIGEVAKPGIQQVPSNAPLSQAIFASGGITRRGSISTVELVRMDGEGEPTVKVMSFAPSAVLSSPTNPPLRQGDVIVVNRSALARVTDGLTDAFSPLTPIVNAASIFRILGLPSVIGN; encoded by the coding sequence GTGTTTCGCTACCGACTGGGACCTGGCGACAGTCTGGCTATGTCGGTATTCAAGATGAGCGGTTACCAGGCAAATGTGAAGGTGCTGAGCGATGGCACCATCAACCTTCCGCGCATCGGCACCATTGAGGTCTGGGGACTGACTTTAGAAGAAGCGCGTCAGCGCATCAGCGCGGCCTATGAGGTCTTTCTGCGTCGGCCGATCGTCTACCTCGATCTGGTGACCGCCCGTCCGGTGAAGGTCACAGTGACCGGTGAAGTGGAACGTCCAGGGGTGTTCAGCCTGCCGACCCAAGCGGAGGGGGGCTGGCCGACGCTGGTGGATGTGGTGCAGAAAGCTGGTGGTGTGTCCGCCAGTGGTGATCTGTCCCGTATTGAAGTGCTGCGTCCTGCCGTGCGCCGCGGTGGCTCGATGCGTCGTTATCAATTCGATTACCTCACGGTGCTTCGCGAGGGTGGGCATGCCCCGAACCCCCTGATTTACGACGGCGACAGCATTCGCTTGTACAAAAACGAAGAAGTCGATAACGCTGACCTGATCACGACGGCGGCCTCCAACTTCGCTCCCGACACGATCCGCGTGAACGTGATCGGGGAAGTGGCTAAGCCAGGCATCCAGCAGGTGCCATCCAATGCGCCGTTGTCCCAGGCGATCTTTGCGTCGGGCGGCATCACCCGTCGCGGCAGCATCAGCACAGTGGAATTGGTGCGTATGGATGGCGAGGGTGAGCCGACGGTCAAAGTGATGAGCTTTGCCCCCAGCGCCGTGCTGAGCAGCCCGACTAACCCACCGCTCCGTCAAGGAGATGTGATTGTGGTGAACCGCTCAGCTCTCGCGAGGGTGACCGATGGCCTGACCGATGCTTTTTCACCGCTCACGCCGATCGTCAATGCCGCCTCGATTTTCCGGATCCTTGGCTTGCCCTCAGTGATTGGCAACTGA
- a CDS encoding beta-ketoacyl-[acyl-carrier-protein] synthase family protein: MASRAEPTAVVGWGSLNPLGADADSTWTSVIAGHSGIQTLQAAWTEDLPVRLAGCVPTRALDSLPPLLRRRSDRCAQLALVAARQAWAMAGSITQGLDPSRIAVVIGTGIGGLATMHEQHTQLSAGGPSRVNPLTVPMLIPDAAAGQVAIEFGLLGGAHTPVSACASGAEALMLGQMLLNDDRADLVLAGGSEAPVNRLGLVGFAAMRALSGRNDAPDQASRPYGLNRDGFVLSEGAGVLALMRQRDTPAGADLGWLLASGSSSDAHHIVSPEPQGLQASRAIDDALRRADVSASDLCGVQAHATGTSLGDLAEARALRRSLGSAADHLPVCAPKGQLGHLLGGAGAVETILALQALRHGVLPGSLNADPLDPEVELAVANQGPVELSSDQGQRLLLKNAFGFGGHNISLVLAGSTPAQPG, from the coding sequence ATGGCTTCCCGAGCTGAGCCCACCGCAGTGGTGGGTTGGGGTTCCCTCAACCCCCTTGGTGCCGATGCCGACAGCACCTGGACGTCGGTGATCGCTGGTCACAGCGGCATCCAGACCCTCCAGGCTGCCTGGACCGAGGATCTGCCCGTGCGCCTGGCCGGTTGCGTCCCAACGAGGGCCCTCGACAGCCTGCCGCCCCTGCTCCGCCGCCGCTCCGATCGCTGTGCCCAGCTTGCCCTGGTGGCCGCGCGGCAGGCCTGGGCCATGGCCGGGTCCATCACACAAGGGCTCGATCCAAGTCGGATCGCTGTGGTGATCGGCACCGGCATCGGCGGCCTCGCCACGATGCACGAGCAGCACACGCAACTCAGCGCAGGGGGACCGAGCCGGGTCAACCCCCTCACCGTGCCGATGCTGATCCCCGATGCTGCCGCTGGTCAGGTCGCCATCGAGTTCGGTCTGCTCGGCGGTGCCCACACCCCGGTGTCCGCCTGCGCCTCGGGCGCCGAAGCGTTGATGCTGGGCCAGATGCTGCTCAACGACGACCGCGCCGATCTGGTGCTGGCCGGAGGCAGCGAAGCACCAGTGAACCGACTGGGGCTTGTGGGCTTTGCTGCCATGCGCGCCCTCTCCGGCCGCAACGACGCCCCCGATCAGGCCTCCCGTCCCTATGGGCTCAATAGAGATGGCTTTGTGCTCTCCGAAGGCGCCGGCGTCCTGGCCCTGATGCGGCAGCGGGACACGCCAGCAGGAGCGGATCTGGGTTGGTTGCTGGCCAGCGGCAGCAGCAGCGATGCTCATCACATCGTCTCCCCCGAACCCCAGGGGCTACAGGCCAGCCGTGCCATTGATGATGCCCTGCGCCGGGCGGATGTGAGCGCCTCGGACCTCTGCGGCGTTCAGGCCCATGCCACCGGCACCAGCCTCGGCGACCTGGCGGAGGCCAGAGCATTGCGGCGCAGCCTCGGCAGTGCCGCCGATCATCTGCCGGTCTGCGCCCCCAAAGGCCAACTCGGCCATCTGCTGGGGGGCGCCGGAGCGGTAGAAACCATCCTGGCCCTGCAGGCCCTGCGTCACGGAGTGTTACCCGGCAGCCTAAATGCCGATCCCCTGGATCCTGAGGTGGAGCTGGCGGTGGCCAACCAGGGTCCTGTTGAGCTGTCTTCTGATCAAGGCCAACGCCTGCTGCTCAAAAACGCCTTCGGCTTCGGCGGTCACAACATCAGTCTTGTACTTGCTGGTAGTACGCCTGCACAGCCCGGCTAA
- the purB gene encoding adenylosuccinate lyase produces MIERYTLPEMGSVWSEQAKFQSWLDVEIAATEANCRLGCVPQDALDTIKAKADFSVERILEIEAEVRHDVIAFLTNVNEHVGDAGRHIHVGMTSSDVLDTGLALQLKRSVALLRQELDALADALRALAREHKATEMIGRSHAIHGEPITFGFKLAGWLAETERNRSRLARLEEEVAVGQISGAMGTYANTNPQVEAITCEILGLTPDTASTQVISRDRHADYVQTLALVGASLDRFATEIRNLQRTDVLEVEENFAKGQKGSSAMPHKRNPIRSERISGLARVLRSYVVAALENVALWHERDISHSSTERMMLPDCSVTLHFMLHEMTSVVKGLGVYPDNMRRNMNVYGGVVFSQRVLLALVGTGMSREEAYRIVQRNAHTAWNHEGGDFRANLEADADVCSRLSADQLAECFSTELHQANLGVIWERLGI; encoded by the coding sequence TTGATCGAGCGTTACACCCTTCCCGAGATGGGGTCCGTCTGGAGTGAGCAGGCGAAGTTCCAGAGCTGGCTGGATGTGGAGATCGCCGCCACAGAAGCCAACTGCCGCCTCGGATGTGTCCCCCAGGATGCGCTGGACACGATCAAGGCCAAGGCTGACTTCTCCGTGGAGCGGATCCTCGAAATCGAAGCGGAAGTTCGCCATGACGTGATCGCCTTCCTCACCAACGTGAACGAACACGTCGGTGATGCCGGCCGTCACATTCACGTGGGCATGACCAGCAGCGATGTACTGGACACCGGCCTGGCACTGCAGCTGAAGCGGTCCGTTGCCCTGCTCCGACAGGAGCTGGATGCCTTGGCCGACGCCCTACGGGCGTTGGCCCGTGAGCACAAAGCCACCGAAATGATTGGCCGTTCCCATGCCATTCATGGGGAGCCGATCACCTTTGGCTTCAAGCTCGCCGGCTGGCTGGCGGAAACCGAACGCAACCGCAGCCGCCTGGCGCGGCTGGAAGAAGAGGTGGCCGTCGGGCAGATCAGTGGGGCCATGGGCACATACGCCAACACCAACCCCCAGGTGGAAGCCATCACCTGTGAAATCCTTGGCCTGACGCCGGATACCGCCAGCACCCAGGTGATTTCCCGCGATCGCCACGCCGACTACGTTCAGACCCTGGCCCTTGTGGGCGCCTCCCTCGATCGCTTCGCGACGGAGATCCGCAACCTGCAGCGCACCGATGTGCTCGAGGTGGAGGAGAACTTCGCTAAGGGCCAGAAGGGCAGTTCCGCCATGCCCCACAAGCGCAACCCGATCCGCAGCGAACGCATCAGCGGCCTGGCCCGCGTGCTGCGCAGCTACGTGGTGGCGGCACTGGAGAACGTTGCTCTTTGGCACGAGCGCGACATCAGTCACAGCTCCACCGAACGAATGATGCTGCCGGACTGTTCCGTCACCCTCCATTTCATGCTGCATGAGATGACCAGCGTGGTGAAGGGTCTCGGCGTGTATCCCGACAACATGCGCCGCAACATGAACGTCTACGGCGGTGTGGTGTTCAGCCAGCGGGTGCTGCTGGCCCTGGTGGGCACCGGCATGAGCCGCGAAGAGGCTTACCGGATCGTGCAGCGCAACGCCCACACCGCCTGGAACCATGAAGGTGGAGACTTCCGCGCCAACCTGGAAGCCGACGCGGATGTCTGCAGTCGCCTGTCAGCCGACCAATTAGCGGAATGCTTCAGCACCGAACTGCATCAGGCCAACCTTGGGGTGATCTGGGAGCGACTGGGAATCTGA